In Hydrogenoanaerobacterium saccharovorans, a single window of DNA contains:
- a CDS encoding response regulator, translating to MYRILLVDDEPLVRLKIKSLLNWENYGYEISAEAGDGKDALDLLECSRFDIILTDINMPKLSGIEFIKAVKSKNPNIPILVLSAYNDYIFVREAFKLGAVDYILKNEMTGDGILQLLKRCIDEQRGKQITDDQKSISAKVKKAKILEKILCGEKIEPLEHQMQELDINLSPKNLVVVRIIIDNYKLMQSKYDDVILTNLKTSVFNMLEQKMREFKLGEVIGLSNRLFVYLMSFEKDNSISAIQQKIHTVLTSISYSFKEFFNLSITCGVSDMMDGFESITKLYEQAISASELRMVYGTGKIITQRDVRAVAPKKIHFNEDLLHELIHFLDCGNSEQVDDILNKFCNSVKALCIVDINDAYSFYSEVLYIAVGSLSARGIKINEIFHEHINFYEKITRLETIDDMNNWFCNTMRYIHEEIKNRNANKNYKLQMAVAYIKQHYTENINLKVVSDYCDVSETYLSRIFTANNNESFIGFVTKLRIQKAKELMCNSNLPISEIAEQVGYESQEHFSRIFKKHTGKSPSNYRSTSIIA from the coding sequence ATGTATCGGATTCTTCTTGTTGACGATGAACCGCTCGTCAGGTTAAAAATCAAGTCGTTACTGAATTGGGAGAATTACGGGTATGAAATATCCGCTGAAGCCGGTGACGGAAAAGATGCATTGGATTTACTGGAATGCAGCCGGTTTGATATTATACTAACCGATATCAATATGCCTAAACTGTCCGGTATCGAGTTTATTAAAGCGGTAAAATCCAAAAACCCCAACATTCCCATCCTGGTATTAAGCGCCTATAACGATTATATTTTTGTGCGCGAAGCTTTTAAATTAGGGGCTGTAGATTACATCTTGAAAAATGAAATGACCGGTGATGGAATCTTACAGCTTTTAAAACGCTGCATCGATGAACAACGCGGAAAACAAATTACCGATGACCAAAAAAGTATTTCTGCTAAAGTAAAAAAAGCAAAGATTTTAGAAAAAATTTTATGTGGAGAAAAAATCGAACCATTAGAGCATCAGATGCAAGAACTGGATATTAATTTATCACCAAAAAATTTGGTGGTCGTCCGTATCATTATTGATAACTATAAGTTGATGCAATCCAAATACGATGATGTGATACTTACCAATTTAAAAACCTCGGTATTCAATATGCTCGAGCAAAAAATGCGCGAGTTTAAACTTGGCGAAGTCATCGGCCTCTCAAACCGGCTGTTCGTCTACCTCATGAGCTTTGAGAAAGACAACAGTATCTCTGCAATTCAACAAAAAATACATACGGTTCTCACCAGTATCTCTTACAGTTTTAAAGAGTTTTTCAACCTCTCTATTACCTGTGGTGTCAGCGATATGATGGATGGGTTCGAATCGATTACCAAGCTTTACGAGCAGGCAATCTCTGCATCCGAACTTCGGATGGTGTACGGCACGGGGAAGATTATTACTCAGCGGGATGTCCGTGCGGTGGCACCCAAAAAAATCCATTTTAATGAAGACCTCTTGCATGAGCTGATTCACTTTTTAGATTGTGGAAACTCAGAGCAAGTAGATGATATTCTCAACAAATTTTGTAATTCGGTAAAAGCCCTTTGCATTGTTGATATTAACGATGCTTATTCGTTTTACAGCGAGGTGCTGTATATTGCTGTGGGCAGCCTTAGCGCAAGAGGAATAAAAATTAATGAAATCTTTCACGAGCACATCAACTTTTATGAAAAAATTACCCGTTTAGAAACGATTGATGACATGAACAATTGGTTTTGCAACACAATGCGCTATATCCACGAAGAAATAAAAAACCGCAATGCAAATAAAAATTATAAACTGCAAATGGCGGTTGCCTATATAAAACAGCATTATACCGAAAATATCAACCTAAAAGTGGTAAGCGATTACTGCGATGTAAGCGAAACTTACTTGAGCCGAATATTTACCGCCAATAACAACGAAAGCTTTATCGGCTTTGTTACGAAACTGCGCATACAAAAGGCAAAAGAACTTATGTGCAACAGCAATTTGCCCATTAGCGAAATAGCCGAGCAAGTGGGATATGAAAGCCAAGAACATTTCAGCCGTATCTTTAAAAAGCACACCGGCAAAAGCCCCTCGAACTACAGAAGTACCTCTATAATTGCATAA
- a CDS encoding glycoside hydrolase family 30 protein gives MAHGKMVKTISGILALSTTMSVLMANLSLTAYASSSVKIDWNDEKQVIDGFGAAQACDVYADQIYNFAKRDEVMDLLFSEDGGIGLSILRCEVGSGLNMPTIEPQDGVWDFTGAESELWVINEAKSRGIDKIFSTVWSPPAWMKTTGKITNGGYLKSDCYQKFAAYLAQYVNQYKAIHDIDIYAVSIANEPEYAATWQSCLWKPEMITTFLKNNLAPEFAAQNVPAKVIVGEKGWWSEEMVLNALNDPQACERIDIVGGHQYNGSIVPFMVSQSKGKHVWETEVSNTSIYKNHIKDGVGWAKRIHSFMTDAEIHAFMYWLGASYKTNNESLIRLYNDGTYVPAKRLYTMGNFSKFVKPGYVRIGATANPQKGIYVSAYKNPDTGDFSIVAINDTDSNELVHIVPEGFTAAELTPNVTNEKVNLEEYEAIPLQNGKFTVSLGAYSVTTFTGTEGSDPTEEKQWTVTDELDDWSKVYSSSSSWMLEGNNPYGAFDEDPSRARRTSLSKQEIVYKYDNIADFEAELYFHLGLQGLKFYTSPDGAEWEELPYKTSKFLTTGGGWEKFKAMPESELPQNTNYFKIEFDLGGKEWDKHLAKIKFLCKQKEPDAPYDTLNDWSKVYAHSENWMLDGDKSECFENDTSRARRTTATTEYITYAAEQGKSIANFRAKLYYFRSHSDNMNFYSSSDGTQWDAIEMKYTDRMDTGGYWNRIYGMPATNLKNCKYVKVEFSGGGLFPWDKQLAEITFDFA, from the coding sequence ATGGCTCACGGTAAAATGGTAAAGACAATTTCGGGTATTCTTGCGCTTTCAACCACAATGTCTGTACTCATGGCAAACTTATCGCTTACAGCTTATGCCTCAAGCAGTGTAAAAATTGATTGGAATGATGAAAAACAAGTGATTGACGGGTTTGGTGCAGCGCAGGCTTGTGATGTGTATGCAGACCAAATCTATAACTTTGCAAAACGCGACGAAGTAATGGATTTGCTTTTCTCTGAAGACGGCGGTATCGGCCTTTCCATCCTCAGGTGCGAAGTGGGCAGCGGGCTGAATATGCCCACCATTGAACCGCAGGACGGAGTTTGGGATTTTACCGGTGCGGAATCGGAACTTTGGGTAATAAACGAAGCAAAATCAAGAGGCATTGATAAAATATTCAGCACGGTATGGAGCCCCCCTGCATGGATGAAAACGACAGGAAAAATCACAAACGGGGGTTATTTGAAAAGCGATTGCTATCAAAAATTTGCAGCGTATCTTGCACAGTATGTAAATCAATATAAAGCAATCCACGATATTGACATTTATGCGGTTTCTATTGCGAACGAGCCGGAATATGCCGCAACGTGGCAATCGTGTTTATGGAAGCCTGAGATGATTACAACATTTTTAAAAAACAACCTTGCGCCAGAATTTGCTGCCCAAAATGTACCGGCAAAGGTAATTGTGGGCGAAAAAGGCTGGTGGAGTGAAGAAATGGTATTAAATGCCTTGAACGACCCGCAAGCTTGCGAGAGGATTGATATCGTGGGCGGGCACCAGTACAACGGTTCGATCGTGCCGTTTATGGTGTCTCAAAGCAAAGGCAAGCATGTGTGGGAAACTGAGGTTTCCAATACTTCTATCTACAAAAATCACATTAAAGACGGGGTTGGCTGGGCAAAAAGAATCCACTCTTTTATGACGGATGCAGAGATCCATGCATTTATGTATTGGCTTGGGGCAAGTTACAAAACCAATAACGAAAGTCTTATCAGGCTATACAACGACGGTACCTATGTACCCGCAAAAAGGCTTTACACAATGGGGAATTTCAGTAAATTTGTAAAGCCCGGATATGTAAGGATAGGGGCAACTGCCAACCCGCAAAAAGGCATTTATGTTTCTGCCTATAAAAACCCTGATACCGGTGATTTTTCGATTGTAGCTATAAACGATACCGACAGCAACGAACTCGTTCATATTGTCCCCGAGGGGTTTACGGCGGCGGAATTGACGCCGAATGTAACCAATGAAAAAGTGAATCTGGAGGAGTATGAAGCTATCCCCCTGCAAAACGGCAAGTTCACTGTATCGCTTGGCGCCTACAGCGTAACCACCTTTACGGGTACCGAAGGCTCTGATCCAACAGAAGAAAAGCAGTGGACTGTCACAGATGAATTGGATGACTGGTCAAAAGTGTATTCTTCTTCATCCAGTTGGATGCTGGAAGGAAATAACCCGTACGGCGCATTTGACGAAGACCCTTCCAGGGCAAGAAGAACCAGCCTATCCAAGCAAGAGATTGTGTACAAATACGATAACATTGCAGATTTTGAGGCTGAACTCTATTTTCATCTTGGTTTGCAGGGGCTAAAATTCTACACTTCGCCGGACGGAGCCGAGTGGGAAGAACTACCTTATAAAACTTCAAAATTCTTAACCACCGGCGGTGGATGGGAGAAATTTAAGGCAATGCCGGAGAGTGAATTACCGCAAAACACCAATTATTTTAAAATTGAGTTTGATTTAGGCGGTAAAGAATGGGATAAACACCTTGCAAAAATCAAGTTTTTGTGTAAACAGAAAGAGCCAGATGCCCCCTACGATACTTTGAACGATTGGTCGAAAGTTTATGCCCATTCCGAAAACTGGATGCTGGACGGCGACAAATCGGAGTGTTTTGAAAACGATACTTCCAGAGCACGCAGAACAACCGCTACCACGGAATACATCACTTATGCAGCGGAACAAGGCAAAAGCATTGCAAACTTTAGGGCAAAGCTGTATTACTTTCGCTCACACTCCGATAATATGAACTTTTACAGTTCATCCGACGGTACACAGTGGGACGCAATCGAAATGAAATACACCGACAGGATGGATACCGGCGGGTATTGGAACAGGATATACGGCATGCCTGCAACCAACCTTAAAAATTGCAAGTATGTAAAAGTAGAGTTTTCGGGCGGAGGGCTGTTCCCGTGGGATAAACAGCTTGCAGAAATAACATTTGATTTTGCATAA
- a CDS encoding carbohydrate ABC transporter permease yields MTTSYKTQKKLLIFTFLFIPVTLLLMFLIYPTFKLLQLSITDWDGIGKTFQYIGLKNYWNVFFKSPEVWIALKNNFLYFFIHLIMIPVEIILAAILCKGYRGFKFFKSITFMPYIINGVAVAYMFSFLYSPVGGPVNSLLEHLGLGFFALNWLGDPNIVNYSLVSVSLWRFSGLHVILFISGIISIPPEYYEAADIDGANSIQKLKSITIPGIKRVVQMVLFLNVRGALQVFDIPFLITNGGPGFASSTFTTYTIDTAFKFDQYGMASAMAVVLMLLICIVSLTQDRLTKLRG; encoded by the coding sequence ATGACAACAAGTTATAAAACTCAAAAGAAATTATTGATTTTTACATTTCTTTTTATTCCGGTCACATTATTGCTGATGTTTCTTATTTACCCAACCTTTAAGCTGTTGCAGCTCAGCATAACCGACTGGGATGGAATCGGCAAAACGTTTCAATACATAGGGCTAAAGAATTACTGGAATGTATTTTTCAAATCCCCCGAAGTATGGATTGCACTTAAAAATAACTTTTTATATTTTTTCATCCACCTGATTATGATTCCGGTTGAAATTATCCTTGCAGCAATTCTATGCAAAGGGTACCGCGGCTTTAAGTTTTTTAAATCGATCACCTTTATGCCGTATATCATCAACGGTGTTGCCGTTGCCTATATGTTTTCGTTTTTATATAGCCCTGTCGGCGGGCCAGTAAACAGCTTGTTGGAGCATTTGGGGCTAGGCTTTTTCGCGCTCAACTGGTTGGGCGACCCGAACATCGTCAACTATTCGCTGGTAAGTGTATCTCTTTGGCGGTTTAGTGGTCTCCATGTCATCTTATTTATATCCGGTATTATATCCATCCCGCCCGAGTATTACGAGGCCGCGGATATCGACGGTGCAAACTCCATTCAAAAACTCAAAAGCATTACCATCCCCGGTATTAAGCGTGTCGTTCAAATGGTTCTTTTCTTAAATGTGCGGGGTGCATTGCAGGTTTTCGATATTCCTTTCTTAATCACAAATGGGGGGCCGGGTTTTGCATCTTCAACCTTTACAACTTATACCATCGACACAGCATTTAAGTTCGACCAGTATGGCATGGCGTCTGCAATGGCAGTTGTGCTTATGCTGTTAATCTGCATCGTGTCGCTTACGCAAGACAGATTAACCAAGTTAAGGGGGTAA
- a CDS encoding carbohydrate ABC transporter permease, producing the protein MNAVSMVEVQKHVELSKMVKQNKARKFASKLVMYLLLLLIAFAVIMPLITLVFAAFKTPLEISQGNPLSLPKTFYLENFYKAFKQAKMATAFKNSMILSLTAVVLNIILGTMTSYVIIRHDFKAKKLIMAMFLFAMVLPFYTTEIARFNIIKGLGLYNTLYAPLIIYIGTDMMQIYIYAQYIEKIPYSLEEAAMIEGASFFQIFTRVVFPLLLPASATLGIIKFVEVINDMYIPYLYMPSNKLKTLSTSLMMFAGQRNMDWGKLSSAIILVMIPTLVVFIIFQKAIINGITQGAVKE; encoded by the coding sequence ATGAACGCTGTAAGTATGGTTGAAGTACAAAAACACGTAGAGCTTTCTAAAATGGTAAAACAAAATAAAGCAAGAAAATTTGCATCAAAACTTGTCATGTATCTTTTGCTGCTGTTAATTGCTTTTGCAGTGATTATGCCTTTAATCACTCTTGTTTTCGCGGCTTTCAAAACACCGCTGGAAATATCGCAGGGGAACCCATTGAGTTTGCCGAAAACATTTTATTTAGAGAACTTTTACAAGGCTTTTAAACAGGCAAAAATGGCAACTGCTTTTAAAAACTCTATGATACTTTCTCTCACAGCAGTTGTTTTAAATATAATACTTGGCACTATGACTTCTTATGTTATCATCCGGCACGATTTTAAAGCCAAAAAACTTATTATGGCAATGTTTTTGTTCGCCATGGTATTGCCGTTTTACACAACCGAAATCGCAAGGTTTAACATTATTAAAGGGTTGGGGCTTTATAATACGCTTTATGCCCCGCTCATCATTTATATAGGCACCGACATGATGCAAATATACATTTACGCGCAGTACATTGAAAAAATACCCTATTCACTAGAAGAAGCAGCAATGATTGAAGGTGCATCTTTCTTCCAGATATTTACGAGAGTTGTTTTTCCGCTTTTGCTGCCCGCCTCTGCAACGCTCGGCATTATCAAATTCGTCGAAGTCATCAACGATATGTATATCCCCTACCTGTATATGCCGTCAAACAAATTAAAAACACTTTCCACATCGCTTATGATGTTTGCCGGACAAAGAAACATGGATTGGGGTAAGCTTTCCTCCGCGATTATTTTGGTTATGATTCCAACCTTGGTTGTATTCATTATTTTCCAAAAGGCTATTATTAACGGTATTACACAAGGTGCCGTTAAAGAATAA
- a CDS encoding transcription repressor NadR, translating to MDAAQRRQEILEFLKQNNQPVSASKIASRFGVSRQIIVGDIALLRASNAAISATPRGYILDDNDDITNRCTHTIACKHSRDNLAEELYTIVDNGCGLIDVIVEHAVYGQISGRLHIFSRYDADNFMKKLAKDQASPLCDLTGGVHLHTISYPSEEAYRRVLSQLKEKEILFIK from the coding sequence ATGGACGCGGCGCAAAGACGACAGGAAATACTTGAATTTTTAAAACAAAACAATCAGCCTGTAAGTGCAAGCAAAATTGCAAGCCGATTTGGCGTTAGCCGCCAAATTATTGTTGGAGATATTGCCTTGCTACGCGCGTCTAATGCAGCAATATCGGCAACACCGCGCGGATATATTTTGGACGATAACGATGACATCACCAACCGGTGCACCCATACGATTGCCTGCAAACACAGCCGCGACAATCTCGCCGAAGAGTTGTATACCATTGTAGACAACGGCTGCGGACTGATTGACGTGATTGTGGAGCATGCCGTTTATGGGCAAATTTCGGGCCGGCTGCACATCTTTTCTCGTTACGATGCGGACAATTTTATGAAAAAGCTTGCGAAAGATCAAGCATCGCCGTTATGCGATTTAACAGGCGGTGTGCACTTGCACACTATTTCTTACCCGTCAGAAGAAGCGTACCGAAGAGTACTTTCTCAATTAAAAGAGAAAGAAATTTTGTTTATTAAGTAA
- a CDS encoding ABC transporter substrate-binding protein produces the protein MLHSKIKNWSALFMAVVLILSTLTGCSGAKTTPEQSTPAETEPSSKPVTEKAEKITITYALADPQDYAYWDSKAEDFTAKNPNITVDIECFGGTDEMMKNLKIRQAGNELPDIIQLKPDFINDFKTYLMEWDKNEEVVKKNAFALKFEQEGKIYGLPLRSFSEFVYYKKSIFKELNLEIPKTWEDFITTAKTIESSGKYTAIAMGGKDVWPVYPFNEFMPHLISNDEKILSNIAAQDEPFSKGGGFYDAYAKINDLYRANVMGQDPLGIGCDQAQQLFEANKAAMIVLGQWYLPNYLERVKSMDDIGFFSLPVVSKGEKNRVMTMADNFLTINKDSKNIDAAKAFVNWSFEDEIYSEYLKTTMNNSTVTGVENDNPLFKEYRENSDSEEFMYYPGNEDYSKLVNQTKFDAKTIGQRMLAGENFADILKEYNTKWKEARASL, from the coding sequence ATGTTACACAGCAAAATTAAAAATTGGTCGGCACTATTTATGGCAGTGGTTTTGATTCTTTCAACACTTACAGGTTGTTCCGGTGCAAAAACAACTCCAGAGCAATCCACACCCGCAGAAACCGAACCATCGTCTAAGCCAGTAACCGAAAAGGCAGAGAAAATCACCATTACATACGCATTGGCAGACCCGCAGGATTATGCTTACTGGGATTCGAAAGCGGAGGATTTTACCGCGAAAAACCCCAACATTACGGTTGATATTGAGTGCTTTGGCGGTACCGATGAGATGATGAAAAATCTTAAAATCCGTCAGGCGGGCAACGAGCTGCCGGATATTATTCAGCTGAAGCCGGATTTTATCAACGACTTTAAAACCTACTTGATGGAGTGGGATAAAAACGAAGAAGTTGTTAAGAAAAATGCATTTGCACTTAAATTTGAGCAAGAAGGCAAAATATACGGCTTGCCGCTGCGAAGCTTCAGCGAGTTTGTGTATTATAAAAAATCTATCTTTAAAGAGCTGAATCTTGAAATTCCAAAGACATGGGAAGATTTTATAACAACCGCAAAAACAATTGAAAGCAGCGGAAAGTATACCGCAATCGCAATGGGCGGAAAAGACGTTTGGCCCGTTTACCCGTTTAACGAGTTTATGCCTCACCTCATCTCAAATGATGAAAAAATTCTTTCGAATATTGCAGCGCAAGACGAACCATTCTCTAAAGGCGGAGGGTTCTACGATGCTTATGCTAAGATAAACGACCTTTACAGAGCCAATGTAATGGGGCAAGACCCTCTCGGTATTGGATGTGACCAGGCACAGCAGCTGTTTGAAGCCAATAAGGCAGCCATGATTGTTCTTGGACAATGGTACCTTCCCAATTACCTCGAACGCGTAAAGAGCATGGATGATATCGGATTCTTCTCGCTGCCTGTAGTTAGCAAAGGCGAGAAAAACCGTGTTATGACAATGGCAGATAACTTCCTCACCATCAACAAAGATTCCAAAAACATCGATGCTGCAAAAGCATTTGTCAATTGGAGCTTTGAGGACGAAATCTATTCCGAGTATCTTAAAACTACCATGAACAATTCAACGGTAACAGGGGTTGAAAACGACAACCCGCTGTTTAAAGAATACCGCGAAAATTCAGATTCGGAAGAGTTTATGTACTACCCCGGCAACGAAGATTACAGCAAGCTGGTAAACCAAACCAAGTTCGATGCCAAAACAATTGGGCAGCGGATGCTTGCGGGCGAAAACTTTGCCGATATTTTGAAAGAATATAACACCAAATGGAAAGAAGCAAGAGCCAGCTTATAG
- a CDS encoding cache domain-containing sensor histidine kinase, with protein sequence MTKFANSISAKFLLIFCTFILIPVIICGYMLIQRFESILIENNIGKNLQITEQISHNINNTTKSFIHTAASIINDVDVISDVSNLNSMDNPQLRLNTQKQIELKLENYFNYTTDLIGIVFVYKNGGYFYYKNPPRIKSEEIRAMDWYEGILQQKIKNKVFTLDCTDNFLFSVSKTSKAVSFAAVPDDKKPNNVELVYFAFRPNTFEKIYSQLNLSDDWTIDIVSYDGSSILQSATNASQILSLPDGSTNAYGYQRYRHNNKDLLLTYYTVPNLNWRVIGSVPYKTLTRDIHITTTYVSIIFVTISILFFCVFFGSTFSTVIHPIHMLMNQMKKVETGDFQIRAPINNKNEIGQLNLSFYNMVDKIKELIEKVERKEQEKTQLEIKSLQYQINPHFLFNTLNTITTMAATYGVENVKHMTESLTKLLMNTLEKQGAYNTVEESFELLRNYEYIMGIKYSGRFHVQYFIDDDVRNTYILKMIVQPILENSIIHGFEDVFVQLHIDIHASCKDGDLLVTVEDDGVGLTQQQIDELMATEHENKSGFNKLGIYNVNKRIQLYYGKKYGLNMLRREPKGTIVQLKLPKLTKDMIYSDL encoded by the coding sequence TTGACGAAGTTTGCAAATAGCATTTCTGCAAAGTTTTTGCTGATTTTTTGTACTTTCATTCTAATACCTGTCATCATCTGCGGTTACATGCTTATCCAACGTTTTGAATCAATATTAATCGAAAATAACATTGGCAAAAACCTGCAAATTACCGAACAGATTTCACATAACATCAACAATACCACCAAATCATTTATACACACCGCCGCAAGTATTATTAACGATGTTGACGTTATCTCGGATGTCAGTAATTTAAATAGTATGGATAACCCCCAGTTGCGCCTCAACACCCAAAAACAAATTGAACTGAAATTAGAAAACTACTTTAATTACACAACCGACCTCATCGGCATTGTATTTGTTTATAAAAATGGCGGTTATTTTTATTATAAAAATCCTCCCCGCATTAAATCGGAAGAAATTCGAGCAATGGATTGGTACGAAGGAATTTTACAGCAAAAAATTAAAAACAAGGTTTTTACACTGGACTGTACCGATAATTTTTTGTTTTCTGTATCAAAAACCAGCAAAGCAGTTTCTTTCGCAGCTGTACCCGATGACAAAAAACCCAATAATGTAGAGCTTGTATATTTTGCATTTCGCCCCAATACGTTTGAAAAAATATATTCTCAGCTCAATCTTTCCGACGATTGGACCATAGACATTGTGAGTTATGACGGTTCATCCATTTTACAAAGTGCCACAAATGCATCACAAATTTTAAGCCTGCCCGATGGCAGTACAAACGCCTATGGGTATCAGCGTTACCGGCACAATAATAAAGATTTGCTACTTACCTATTATACCGTACCCAACCTTAATTGGCGGGTCATCGGCTCGGTACCGTATAAAACCTTAACCAGAGATATTCATATCACAACAACGTACGTTTCCATTATATTTGTAACAATTTCTATTTTATTTTTCTGCGTGTTTTTTGGCTCTACCTTCAGTACAGTCATACACCCCATTCATATGTTGATGAACCAAATGAAAAAGGTTGAAACGGGTGACTTTCAAATTCGCGCACCAATTAATAATAAAAATGAAATTGGGCAGCTGAATCTATCTTTTTACAATATGGTTGATAAAATTAAAGAGCTGATTGAAAAAGTGGAACGCAAAGAGCAAGAAAAAACACAGCTTGAAATTAAAAGCTTGCAGTATCAAATCAACCCTCATTTCCTCTTTAATACTCTCAATACAATCACCACAATGGCAGCAACCTATGGTGTTGAAAACGTAAAGCATATGACCGAATCTCTTACAAAGCTTTTGATGAATACTTTAGAAAAGCAAGGTGCCTACAATACCGTCGAAGAATCTTTTGAGTTGCTGCGCAATTACGAATATATTATGGGGATAAAATACTCCGGTCGTTTTCATGTGCAGTATTTTATCGACGATGATGTTCGTAATACCTATATTCTTAAAATGATTGTACAGCCCATCTTAGAAAACTCCATTATCCACGGCTTTGAAGATGTATTTGTCCAGCTGCACATTGACATACACGCAAGTTGTAAAGACGGCGACCTGCTTGTAACGGTGGAAGACGACGGTGTGGGGTTAACACAACAGCAGATAGATGAATTAATGGCGACTGAACATGAAAATAAAAGCGGGTTTAATAAACTGGGTATTTACAATGTGAATAAAAGAATTCAGCTTTACTACGGCAAAAAATATGGGCTCAATATGTTAAGGCGAGAGCCCAAGGGTACCATTGTGCAATTAAAGCTGCCTAAACTCACCAAAGATATGATTTACAGTGACTTATAA
- a CDS encoding ABC transporter substrate-binding protein, producing MKNLQMRFAALLLILCMIGASLAGCGQPTPTLSPAQPTSPDSSISSVSQTDSSPASDTRLFTDSLGRDVEIPADIQKFAPSGSLAQLVLYGLAPDRMVGWTSKPTDAMAQYFDAKYINLPTFGTFYGKNADLNVEALIAANPQVVIDVGEVKANMKESLDALQQQIGIPVVFVEAKLETMGDAYRTLGELLNLPEDAKKLADYCDNTITDAKKYAAAIPQEKRVKVYYGEGKTGLQTNPKGSFHAEVIELVGGSNVADIPITSGAGGNEISMEQLLLWTPDVIILGPNSIYQSIGKDALWQDLTAVQQKKYFEIPNGPYNWMGRPPAVNRIIGVKWLGNLLYPEQFKYNMADEVKTFYKLFYHYELTDEQSKELMANSTFAKQ from the coding sequence ATGAAGAATTTGCAAATGCGATTCGCTGCTCTGCTGCTTATTCTGTGTATGATTGGCGCATCACTGGCAGGATGCGGCCAACCCACTCCTACATTGTCCCCCGCCCAACCAACTTCGCCCGATAGCAGTATATCTTCTGTTTCTCAAACAGATTCGTCCCCCGCATCGGATACCCGACTGTTTACAGATTCATTGGGACGTGACGTCGAAATCCCTGCCGACATCCAAAAATTCGCCCCGTCCGGCTCTTTGGCACAGTTAGTGCTTTATGGGCTTGCACCCGACCGTATGGTTGGGTGGACGAGCAAACCAACCGATGCCATGGCACAATATTTTGATGCCAAATACATCAATTTACCTACTTTCGGCACATTTTATGGTAAAAATGCAGACTTGAATGTAGAGGCATTGATTGCGGCAAACCCACAAGTAGTGATAGATGTGGGTGAAGTAAAGGCAAACATGAAAGAAAGCTTAGATGCATTACAGCAGCAAATCGGAATCCCCGTGGTGTTTGTTGAGGCGAAGCTAGAGACTATGGGAGATGCTTACCGAACACTGGGCGAACTGCTGAACCTGCCTGAAGATGCAAAAAAGCTGGCAGATTATTGCGATAATACGATTACAGACGCAAAAAAATACGCCGCAGCTATCCCGCAGGAAAAACGCGTAAAAGTGTATTACGGCGAGGGCAAAACCGGCTTGCAAACCAACCCCAAAGGCTCGTTTCATGCAGAGGTTATTGAACTTGTGGGTGGTAGCAATGTTGCGGATATTCCCATAACGTCAGGAGCAGGTGGTAACGAAATCAGCATGGAGCAGCTTTTGCTTTGGACACCGGATGTAATTATTCTCGGCCCAAACAGTATCTATCAATCAATCGGAAAAGATGCTTTGTGGCAGGATTTAACCGCAGTTCAGCAGAAGAAGTATTTTGAAATCCCCAACGGGCCATACAATTGGATGGGACGCCCGCCTGCGGTGAATCGAATCATCGGTGTAAAATGGCTGGGTAATTTGCTTTACCCCGAGCAGTTCAAATACAACATGGCAGACGAGGTAAAAACCTTTTACAAACTGTTTTACCACTACGAGTTAACCGATGAGCAATCAAAAGAACTTATGGCAAATTCCACTTTTGCAAAACAGTAG